The Telopea speciosissima isolate NSW1024214 ecotype Mountain lineage chromosome 11, Tspe_v1, whole genome shotgun sequence genome includes the window GCCCATGCGCTCCAGACCATCGGATGGTGCATTACACGTTGTGTCACGCTATAGAGGACCCAAAACCGTCAATGTGGCGTGAGAGTGTTTTAGTGTATTTAAACAACAGAATCAAGCATACATAGTGAGGTAGTACCAATAATAAAAACAAGAGAGTTGCTTTCGTAGCATGGTGTTAAGAATCAGTATTGGATTGACTGAATCAACAGGCCTATACGGATTTCTGGCTTATCTTGGGTTGGGATTGTTATTGGCCTCTAGATTAGATATTGATTTCGATTCGATCCGAATCACATCTCTTTAAAAACTTGTAGATCGATATCGGTGATTCAAATTGATATGGCTGATACAGACCTGCCTGACCGATATTGGACAATCCGAGCCAATATGGTGTTTGATCCCAAAAAGTGATATTTGCAAGCCTTACAGGCTGATTCCTCACCAATATGGACCAATTTGGATTGGTATCAGATCAATATCGACATACACTGAGGAGAATCAGGTCCgagagataaacacataggACTGCTGAGGTAGGCATGATCCCGGACATATATAGTTCTTTTTCCCGATTTTTCCACGATACATTGGAAATGTGGTTTTTTTACATTCCACTTAGTTTTCCTACTATAAAGCTCCCACTACTCTTCAGTCGCAATAGATAACCACAAACATGGCTTTCTGCAACTCAACTTTGCTAGAATCCCTCTCTTTTCACCACCTAGTCTTCATGTTCTTCACCTTGCTCCTTGCTTCTTCGAATTCCTATGTCTTGAATTCCATCAGCACTAGCACCACCATTGTTGCTGTAGACCAAGCTGATGCTCTCCTCAAATGGAAAGCTACTGATCTCAACAACCAAAGCCAAACTGTTCTCCATTCATGGACTCTACTTGATTCCAATTCTACCAATTCCTCTATGCGATCTGACCCATGCATGAGTTGGATTGGAATTACTTGCAGTCAAAGGGGAAGCATCACTGAGATTAGCTTACCAAGTATGGGCTTGCAAGGTATGGTTGAGAACTTCCCCTTTCCCTCACTTCCTGCTCTTATACGTCTGGATTTCACTAACAATACACTTTTTGGTACTGTTCCCTCCAACATTGCTAACCTCTCTGTTATCAACTACCTTGATCTGTCTGTGAATCAGCTCTCAGGATCAATTCCATCTGAAATCTACTTACTTACCGGTCTTAATATCTTGTATCTTGATCAGAATCATTTCAGTGGATCCATACCTGACAGAATGGGAAGATTGAAAAAACTTACCATTCTGACCATGTACTCCAACAACCTCTCTGGTTCCATACCTGATTCTCTTGGTAATTTGAGCAATCTAGGAGAGCTCTCTTTATACGAAAACAATCTCATTGGTTCAATCCCTGCATCTATAGGTAAGTTGAGAGATTTGTACTCTCTATACCTATACAGAAACCAACTTTCAGGTCCCATTCCCCAGGAAATAGGAAATTTGACACAGCTCAGCTCTTTAAGCCTGGAAGATAATTATCTGATTGGTTCCATCCCTCAAGAAATAGGAAATTTGAAATCACTTACTGATCTATACTTACCTCTGAACAATCTCAATGGTTCAATCCCTGTTTCTTTATGTAATTTGAGAAACCTAACCATTTTATACCTCTATGGGAATCAACTCTCTGGTAGGATTCCTATAGAAATCGGAAATTTGACAAGTCTGACTGACCTACAACTGCTTTTCAATCAACTAGCAGGATCCATCCCTTCCACTTTGGGAAACCTAAAGAAGCTCACCTATTTAAACCTATTGAAAAATCAATTTTCTGGTTCAATCCCTGAAGAAATAGGAAATCTTACCAATTTGGCTAGCTTGCAATTGGGAGATAACCATTTCTCTGGTAGTCTGCCACAAGGGCTATGCATGAGTGGGTCACTTGAAAACATCAGTGCATTTAACAACCATTTCGTAGGTGTTCTTCCAAAAGGCTTCAAAAACTGCACAAGCTTATTTAGAGTTCGACTCGAAAATAACCAACTTGCTGCAAACTTATCAGAAGACTTTGGGGTTTATGAAAATCTGAATTACATTGATTTGAgctataatcaattgaatggtGAACTTTCATCAACCTGGGGTCAATGCCAAAACTTGCAAACTCTAAGGATGGCTGGGAATGATATTACTGGTAAGATACCTCCTGAGCTTGGGATGTTAATCCAAATGCATGTTCTTGATCTTTCTTCAAATTACCTGGTGGGTGAAATTCCTAAGGAATTTGGTGAGTTGACATTGTTGTTGAATCTCAGTCTGAGTGGCAACCAACTTTCTGGCAATTTACCATTAGAAGTTGGAAGGCTATACAGACTAACAAATCTTGACTTGTCAAGAAACAGTTTGAGTGGACAAATACCAATAGAAATAGGGAACTGCTCCAACTTATTATATCTGGATTTAAGCAACAACAATTTGAATGGAAGCATTCCCTATCAAATTGGCAATCTGGTTTACCTTCAACTTCTATTGGATCTTAGTCAAAACCGGCTCAGTGGAGAGATACTGTCACAgttcaaaaatttggaaaactTGGAAAAGTTAAATATCTCCCACAATCAACTCTCTGGTACCATTTCTTCTGCTTTTGATGGAATGGCTAACTTGACATTCATTGATATATCTTACACTGAGTTTGAAGGTCAAATTCCCAACAACAGAGCCTTTCAAAATGCTACAATAGAAGCTTTAAGAAACAACAAAGCACTGTGTGGCAATGTAAGTGGTCTGCAACCTTGCAAATCATCCCTGTccaaaggagaaaagggaaaaccaAACCACAAAATCCTGATTGCTGTCTTGGTTCCATTGTTAGGTTTGCTATTTCTTCTGTTTTCTATTCTTTGTATCGCTCGTATCCACCGGAGGTTAAGAATTGTTGAGACAAAGCAAAGAGCAACACCACGTAATACAGATTTATTTTCTGTATGGAATTACGACGGAAGAATAGTATATCAAGAAATTATTGAAGCAACAGAGGATTTTGATGCCAAATATTGCATTGGGATGGGAGGATTTGGAAGCGTATATATAGCAAAGCTGTCAACGGATCAAGTAGTTGCTGTCAAAAAGCTTCACCAATCATTACAAGATGAATGTGAGAATGCCAACATACAGGCATTTCAAAATGAGATTTGTGCACTGACAAAACTGAGACACCGAAACATTGTGAAGCTATATGGTTTTTGTTCATATACACAGAACTCCCTTCTAGTTTATGAGTATTTTGAGAGAGGAAGCTTGGCTAAGATCCTTGACAACAATGAGCTTGCATCAGAAATGGATTGGATAAAAAGGGTTAATGTTATCAAAGGTGTGGCAAATGCTTTGTCTTATATGCACCATGATTGTTCACCACCGATCATTCACCGTGACATATCGAGTAACAATGTTTTGTTGGATGAAGAATATGAGGCATGTGTCTCTGACTTTGGCACTGCTAGGCTTCTAAAGCCCGATTCATCCAATTGGACTTCTCTAGCGGGGACGTGTGGATATGTTGCTCCAGGTAATAAAATTCATCATTGCCTTAGTtatgaaatatttttcttttactaTCATATAACTAATACTTCACttttctatttaatattttaCTTAGTGAGATTTTATAATTGGTCAAATTTTTTATCGATCAAGCCATTTTTATTAGAAGTTTGGATCATTTTCTCATTATCATAAGCTTCAATATTGAGTTACTACTccccaataaataaattttgaattttttgagaCTTTCCTTAGCATTGAAGATATAGTGTCCTATTagctttaaaattttaagaatcTAATTAATGTTTGCTGGATTTTCATGCCTCCCAGAGCTTGCCTACACGATGAAGGTGACCCGAAAATGTGACGTTTATAGCTTTGGGGTATTAACATTAGAAGTGCTGATGGGAAGGCATCCAAGTGAACTCATCTCTATGCTATTGTCATCGTTCCCAGTAGTGCCACTAACAAAGCAAATGATACTATTGGGAGATGTGGTGGACAAACGGCTTTCCCCTCCCACGATGGACATGGTTGAAGAACTCTTATCTGTTATGAAGCTAGCAATCTCATGTTTAGCTATTGATCCACAATCTCGGCCTGACATGCATTATGTGTCTGAGAAACTATCATCTTGAAGCCATTATTTGCCTTGCAATATGCTTCGTGTTGGTATTCACCATGTCTATCTTGCTTGAtaattttctagatttgcttTGGTTTGCTtaaataatttctattttgctaTCTTGTACTGTGATATTTAGTGGGCACCCTTTTTTCTATATAGGGCTTTTTAAATGTAATAAATCTTTGTACTGTGATATTGGGTGGgcatccattttctttctttttttttggtaattgcaTCCTTTTGTCTTTTTGTATCATTATCTTGTTTGATATTTTGCCCCTTGACTTTTGATGTATCTGTGATAGTTTGTTTGACGTCTCCTCTTCGCTTAGCCACTTTGGCTTTTGTGCTATACTTTGCTCTCTTTccttaggctccgtttgttttggcgtaaaattttacctagAAAATTTTCCATGGTAAAATTTActttgaaaatataaaattttacatgttgaaaagttttccaaTGTTTGGAGTATAGGAAAACTtttatacatgtaaaattttataaggcaaattttttgaagtgaaaattttcaagtaaaattttacgctgaaacaaacagagccttaaTGTATTTTccattcatcaaaaaaagaaaaaaaaaaaaaaagattgaggATAGATCAGAGTCCTAAATGATTTGGGAACTAAAAAATCCTTTCTACTTTTAAGTTCAATTGAATATACAAGAATCCTTTCAAGTTCATGAGGATGGTGGacttctttgcttaggaataaagCTTAAAAACGACAATCCCTAACACCTCAAACGAAATTCAAATTTGACCAAGAGTTGTGTAGTTGTGCACGATCCTTTGAGAAGTTTGGAACAAAGAGATCATGAGAACGGGTGGTTacaagttagggttttgatttgaacgatcaaaacagaaataaattaTTGAACAAAATGAATTTTTCCTTCCAATTGAGAACATGTGATGTAAAAATGATACTCACAGGAGACTGAAAAAGCAAGATTACACCAACTCCTCGTTGCTTTTTATGACGGTAAACTACTAGTGTTTTCAAATTTTGTATCCAAGAACCATAATTCAAAACTAGGCctataaacggatcggattcgactcGGATGTGATCCGATCTAGATATTCTCTGGccgaatatggatacctctaaatggattcggacCGAGATTCTTTcctatttctttcttatttatttcAATCCACATTTTTTATTCTATCTTTATAGATTATATATGTAGTGCCAATCCAACACAagtctttatatatatatataaataaaatataaatttttttatcatccgtttacacctctactttgTATAACCAGGACCTTCCTGCCattagcggatacaattcactctcaatccatatctcttagaccatggttctttttcctcatattctagaatctattgaatcttcaaaaacttaACCCCAAAGAtgtttatttacttaattttttattattaagtattcggatttttctAGACAGATTTTTATCTGCCTCCCTTGATTCTTCTTGTGGATCTGATGGAAGGTCGGTCAATAAGATCCTGAAGATTGGATGAAATAGATTACTTTCAAACTATACGGAATGGGGAATTAATGCTAAGGCTAATGATTAATGCTAAGGTAGAACTAAAGCTTTAAGCCAACGCTCTGACCCAAAGATGCGCATCCATTCGTATAATGAATCAATCGAACGAGGCAAGTACATGGAGGTTGAAGCTAAAACTGAATAGTCTCAACTCAGACTGGTAGGTTAGGACAAGAGGAATTGAACTCTTGATACGATAAAGAATGGCCAACTAAATACGAAGATCGTGCGTGGCActtcaaattaaaatttcatttaataattttgaaaaatattcattATTTAATAACCACAAGTATTAAAagtttaccaaaagaaaaaagaaaaaaaaatttataagcATTAAATGGAAGATCAGTTTTCATCAGGCAGACGGGGTGCCTAACATTTTTTGTAGATTTTAGCTTGACGACATCTTAATCTCATGGTCAAACCAATTATCATTTGGAGTTAATTAAATTGTGTAACCTTAGATTCTAATCTAGATGGCAACTCAATGTGAACTGCTCAAAGCCCGTCTAATCAAATGTGTATCTAACAGTAATTATAAAGATCATAAAGAAGAAAAGtctcttatttatttactttcatTTCGAGAGTACAAATAAAATACCTATTGAAAGCTTACCTTATGGACCGTGTGTAGCAGATTacattttttccctttattttcaaGGGTGTAGGATCGATGAATTAATGATGATCATTACCATTAACGGGACCCATTACCATTAACTGGACCATCATTACCTGGAACATGCCCGGGACCAAAAAGCTTCCGAGTAACCAAAAACTGTGTTACCGGAGTTCCGGTATACTCCAGTTTAAAAAAATCTGGATCTAGTTTGGTGCTGGGACTTGTGAGATAATCTTGAAATCCACTGCCAGGCCGAGCAGATGACGCCGGAGAAGATGCAAGAAGACAGATTGATAAAACAATCaaagaaatcaaataaaaacgATTCAGAGTTGCCATTTCCCTGGCAATGGATGACTAGCCAGCTGCTTACAATGAATATAAAGGAAGGCCATTTATAAGTATGGCTAACAAGCAGTCTTGGAAAGGTTCACACAATGCTTTGTGAGGTTACAAAAGTTGACAATTTTGATACACCAAACGGACATGACCCGGCACCACCGAATACTATATATTCCTAGTTCCAGCAGAAAGGGTTTGCGGATGCAATTTCCAGGTAGGTGAGGGTATAAACCTTTTTCAAAACATTGCTTTTACCTCCAAATCttgatgtaaatggatatttaaAAAATGTAAATTAGATTCATatctgtattcgtttagaggTAACTGTATTTGTTTAATAGTATTCGGATTAGAATTCGACTAATCTGGAAAATAATCTATctgataaaaaattaagtaactaatgatcttaagggtttttgaagattgatatattttaaagaatgagaaaatagaatCTTGAGACTGAGACAAGTGACAACTGTGAGGCATGGATTGTGAGCGAATAATATCCCCCAtaaggaggaggaaggtctAGATTACACAAGTCAATTCGCATCCGTATCCATATCTGGTGAGGGAATATCCGAAACCAATCACACTTATCCAtatttgatccgtttacatctctacaaACCTccctgattcttttttttttctatattaaTTTCGAAGGAGGAAAGTGGGTATGCAGTCTATCTACATAGGCATCATACACGTGAGAGGGGAAAAACAATGTTACTTGGGCACATGCAGTGCACTCTccctacgcccaaacacaggggtgggtgaaatgatcgccgTGCCCCCATGGAATGGCAGAATTTCTCGGGGGTGCAGCGATGATTTCGCTTGCCCCTGTGTCTTGGCGCAGGGGCAGCGTACCGCACGTGCCTAAGTAGCGTTCTCTTTTCCTATAATTATCTAGAGAGGGTTTCACACATTAAAtgggaaagaggagagagggatGTGAGGGAGTGAATGATAGGCGGTACTAGAttaataggggtgtcaattggtccggttcttTAACGATTCCAACCCTAAGGAGTCAGGACCAAAACTGGATCAATAAGTTAATCGGTTCCAAACCTGAGATCcaagaccattaactaatgggtgggccgGTTCCAGTTCTGGTCCTAAACAGTTCCAAGCagtctaaaattaaaataaaaaaaattctcgaACACATGTTacatatattcaataatattaATTACTATAAGATCAGTCACATGATATACGCAACCCactatcattttttttccctcaaatCATGGAATTAGTCCATATTACCTCTTGATTTGTATTCAATTAATAATTAAGTAGAAACACCATTATAGAGAactttctttcttattaaaaTGAACAATATTAAATTCATTCTGACTACCAAAATTGAGATTAGTTGCAATTTTAAAGTAAAAGCTAAACATGAATAGCATTAGGGAAGAGGAAAAAATTTCATTGGTTGAATAAATTGCATCATATGGAATTTTGGGTTAATTTATTGTAGGTCATTGGTGGAAGAGGCAGTGGAAGAAAAATCTGTAATAAACTTAGTAAATAAGTTTGTGGGGACTAAAAGGGAGGAATGAgaggaatttttcttcttcttttgaataGGATGCAATTGGAGGAAACTCACAGGTAAtgacctatatatatatatatatatatatatatatatatatatatatatatatatatatacgaaATAGGGGAAGTGCATGGCTTGactttcaaaaccaaaatatcaTAAGCCCCATACTATGAATCAATTGAGCATTTATGTTTGAataggactgagttttccttcaatcACAATCAAGGGATAATCTTTGACCGTGGCTTTAAGATGGGCAGGAGAGGGTAGCATGTACGACTTGAGATATTATTGATTTCGGCTAATAGGGATATTTAATAACCCTAAGATTCTAGGTAACCTTCTTCTCTATCCAACCTCATATTCTTCTGAAAAGTATAAATGAATATCGAAAACTCATTGTATTTGCCTCATTCTTGTCCATCCATTCATCGTGCGTGGCCAATTCAGTTCCTTCCATGACTTGTCTTCCATTTTGAAACATGGTCAAGAATGTCTGGCCAGGTGTGTTGAAAAAATTTCCCCTTTTGAATTTGTAGGCATTATACCTTTACGTGTCATGGTTAGCATTTGTCTATAACATAACTATTAGAGTTGGcacaaaatctctctctctctctctctctctcaaacaaagACTTGACCACCAAGAACCAATCAAACTCTAACCGAGAGGGCTCCTAACAGGCGAGTAGCAAGAATACTCCATATAACAATATCTCAAGGAAGAAAACTTCAAAAACAAACGAATTAAGACTTTAGATAATCACAATCTCATTCTCTTCATAAAACTCTCTCTACCAGTCCTTaacttctttattttccttcccaAGTAATCTTCAACCTTTAACCCGTAAAACATACAGATTTAGAAGATATATTTTAGTCTATCTAGAGAAGTCatttatgtttggatgtcaagaaaagaaaagaaaaaacataatgaaataaaaatcatgatgatgcaatgattgatttatgtttctctctctctctctctctcttctcaaattcattttgttatttttctttttttcttttcttggcatctgAAAATAgcctaaaaataataaaatatattttaccacCTCTTGACTCATGTGACTTAAAGTCTCCTAGGTCACCATGCCCCGAGGTTAGAAGTTCACTTTATCTTTCTATCAATTTATGAGGCTTTTTCGTGAACTTAATCTCCACACAAACTTGATATTTGTCAATCGCCGATTTTGAATTACCTTATATGAGACCTAGATTAAAAAGTCTCCCAATGTAAGGTGTACTACAATGTTCTAATCTAGCTTGTCGTAATTCAGAGGACTCAATCATGTAAATGGAGAAGAGGTCCTTAAATTTCTGTTCATAATGTAATCAATGCTCAAGTACAATCAACTCATTAACAATTTCAGTCTTGCCTTGTTGAGGAGTGATCTGAGGAATGAATCTTattatcaaatcattcatttaacCGTTGTAAAGGTTCTGCATCCGTGAGATTAATCTTGACTTTATTGTAGCATTTC containing:
- the LOC122645292 gene encoding MDIS1-interacting receptor like kinase 2-like, giving the protein MAFCNSTLLESLSFHHLVFMFFTLLLASSNSYVLNSISTSTTIVAVDQADALLKWKATDLNNQSQTVLHSWTLLDSNSTNSSMRSDPCMSWIGITCSQRGSITEISLPSMGLQGMVENFPFPSLPALIRLDFTNNTLFGTVPSNIANLSVINYLDLSVNQLSGSIPSEIYLLTGLNILYLDQNHFSGSIPDRMGRLKKLTILTMYSNNLSGSIPDSLGNLSNLGELSLYENNLIGSIPASIGKLRDLYSLYLYRNQLSGPIPQEIGNLTQLSSLSLEDNYLIGSIPQEIGNLKSLTDLYLPLNNLNGSIPVSLCNLRNLTILYLYGNQLSGRIPIEIGNLTSLTDLQLLFNQLAGSIPSTLGNLKKLTYLNLLKNQFSGSIPEEIGNLTNLASLQLGDNHFSGSLPQGLCMSGSLENISAFNNHFVGVLPKGFKNCTSLFRVRLENNQLAANLSEDFGVYENLNYIDLSYNQLNGELSSTWGQCQNLQTLRMAGNDITGKIPPELGMLIQMHVLDLSSNYLVGEIPKEFGELTLLLNLSLSGNQLSGNLPLEVGRLYRLTNLDLSRNSLSGQIPIEIGNCSNLLYLDLSNNNLNGSIPYQIGNLVYLQLLLDLSQNRLSGEILSQFKNLENLEKLNISHNQLSGTISSAFDGMANLTFIDISYTEFEGQIPNNRAFQNATIEALRNNKALCGNVSGLQPCKSSLSKGEKGKPNHKILIAVLVPLLGLLFLLFSILCIARIHRRLRIVETKQRATPRNTDLFSVWNYDGRIVYQEIIEATEDFDAKYCIGMGGFGSVYIAKLSTDQVVAVKKLHQSLQDECENANIQAFQNEICALTKLRHRNIVKLYGFCSYTQNSLLVYEYFERGSLAKILDNNELASEMDWIKRVNVIKGVANALSYMHHDCSPPIIHRDISSNNVLLDEEYEACVSDFGTARLLKPDSSNWTSLAGTCGYVAPELAYTMKVTRKCDVYSFGVLTLEVLMGRHPSELISMLLSSFPVVPLTKQMILLGDVVDKRLSPPTMDMVEELLSVMKLAISCLAIDPQSRPDMHYVSEKLSS